DNA sequence from the Acidothermus cellulolyticus 11B genome:
CCGGGATCTGTTCGCCCCGCTGCCGCCGGTCACCCTGCCCGATGACGTCCAGATCCGTACGTTTCGACCTGGCGCGGATGACGACGCGTGGATCGCGCTGAACGCCCGGGCGTTCGCTGACCATCCGGAGCAAGGTTCGTGGACGCTGGAGGACCTCCACCGGCGGATGCAGGAAAGCTGGTTCGATCCGGACGGCTTCTTCTTGGCCGAACGTGACGGTGAATTGGTGGGATTTCACTGGACGAAGGTGCACGGCTCGCCGGCGGGCCAAGCCTCCAACGGCAGTTCAGGCCACGGTCACGAGCCGCTGGGCGAGGTGTACATCCTCGGGGTGGATCCGAAGGCTCAGGGACTGGGACTCGGCCGCGCCCTCACCATCGTCGGGCTCCGCTACCTGCGGTCGCGCCGCCTTCCGCACGTCATGCTGTACGTCGATGCCACCAATGCACCGGCGATCCGGCTCTACGAGTCCCTCGGATTTCGGCACTGGGGCACCGATGTCCTCTTCGAGCGCGGCGGCACTGCGAACGGCGAAGGAACGAGCTGACCGCCCGGCGGCTCAGCCGGCGATCGGCATCACCGCGAGATGAACCAGCGCGGCGGTCACCGCGGCACCGGGAATGGTGAAAATCCACGCCAACACAATGTTGGCCGCGACACCCCAACGGACGGCCGATATCCGCCGCGTCGCACCCGCCCCCATAACTGCGGAGGTGATGACGTGCGTCGTCGAGACCGGCGCGCCGAAATGTGCCGCCGTAAGAAGGACAGCAGATGAGGTCGCTTCAGCGGCGAAACCCCGGGGCGGGTCGAGCTGGATGATCCGGCGCCCGAGCGTTCGGATGATGCGCCACCCCCCGGCGTACGTGCCGGCCGCCATCGCGGCTGCGGCTGAGAAGATGACCCACGCCGGTACGCGGAAACTGTGAATGTAGCCTCCGGTCACCAGCGCCAGCGTGATGACACCCATAGTCTTCTGCGCATCCTGGGTGCCGTGTGAATAGGACATGGCCGCCGCGGACAACGTCTGCAAATACCGGAAGCCCTTGTTCATCGGACCGGGCTTGGCGCGTTGAAAAACCCACAGAATGACGAGCATCAGAACAAATGCCGCCGCCACGCCGACCAATGGTGAAATCACCATCGGAATCACGACTTTGTCGATGACCCCTGACCAGTGGACGGCGTTGAACCCCGCCTTCGTGACGACGGCGGCACCTACCAGCCCGCCGATGAGCGCGTGTGACGAGGACGACGGCAGGCCGAAGTACCAGGTGAGGAGATTCCACGCGATGGCACCGATGACCGCTGCGAACACGAGCGCAAGACCGCGGCTGCCCTGGGGAGCAGCGACGATGCCCTTACCGACGGTACCCGCGACCCGGGTTGACACCGCAGCTCCGATCAAATTCAGGATCGCCGACATGCCAAGGGCGACTCGCGGCGTCAGCGCCCGGGTGGAGATTGACGTCGCGATCGCGTTGGCGGCGTCATGAAAGCCGTTGGTGAAATCAAATGCCAAGGCGACCACGACGATGAGGATGATTGCGGCCGTGGTCATCGTCAGGTCTCCTTGACCACGATCGTCTCGACCGTGTTCGCCACATTTTCGAAGGCGTCCGCGGCCGACTCGAACTGGTCGGAGACCTCCTTGAGCTTGAGTACGGTCAACGCGTCGAGGTGGCCGTCGAAGAGCTTGGCCAGCAGCCGGCGATGCAACTGATCAGCCTCGTTTTCCAACCGGTTCACCTCGATCCAGTACGCGTCCAGTCCCTTGCGGGTGCGGAGCCGGGGCATCGCGTCCGCCGTAATGGCGGCTGCCCGCTCCAAGACGTGGACCTGCTCGGCGATCTCTTGCGGCAGCTCGCTCAACCGGTACAAGACGATGAGGTCGGTGCCGGCCTCGACAAAGTCCATGACGTCGTCGAGCCGGCCGGCGAGCCGGTAAATGTCGTCGCGATCAAACGGGGTTACAAATGTTGAGTTGAGCCGGCGCAAAATGCCGTGGGTAATTTCGTCCGCTTCATGCTCGATACGGCGCACCTCGTCCGCAACCGCCGACCGGTCGGCGTCCGGGAGGAAAATCCGGCTTGCTGCCTGAATCCCGCGCACGAGCGTGGCGGCCGAGGTCGCAAACATGTCGAAGAAGGCAGGACCCTCCGGGGTCAGGCGGAATCGCACAGTTGATCTCCTCGGCCACAGACGTCGAACGGTTCCGCGCTGATGCTAATGAGTCCTGATGAGCCGTGCTCACCAGACCCACGGCAACCTACCCGCCACCGTTCCCGCGACGTGACGTCCCGGTACGTTCAAGCGGGATCGGTGCAGGCCGCGGGGTCAAACCCTGCACCGCCCGCGATCGGCATCGGCCGCGAGGCCGTACCGTGCACCGCTGAGGAGAGCAGGACCCCCTGTGCGATGCGCGGAAGCAACGGTGCGGCGGTACGCGTTCTACCGGCCGGTGATCACGACGAGCGTCGGTCCGGACGACGATCACGTTGCTGGCGCGACTCATCGGCCTGGTGCGACTCACTGGTGAGGCCAAGAATTTTGTCGATCTCTTGTGTGCTGAGCCGTCCATCTCTGCGAGAAGCGTGGATCATGAGCTCGCTGTAGAGGTCGATCTCTTCCAGGGTGTCCGGATCCGCCAACCTGGGATCACCGGGTTGCGATGTGACGATCGTCTTCGGCGCCGCGGCTGATCCTCGTCCGGAACTCCGGCGAGACGATTCCGAACCAGCCTGATTCTCCGGCGCGCGCCTCGTCACTTGAGCCCCGCCTCCTTCCCCGCGAAGCTCGCGCCCAGCCTGCCCGTTGTGTCGCTGGTCAGGTACGCCGCCTCCCCCCTCGCGGAGTTCACCTTAGACACCTGAGCGGCACGCCGCGGTCACATTGTGGGATTTCCGCCAGATACGACACGGTGCGATGCTTCCCCTCGTCGCGCGACTCGACGCCGCCTCGGATCGGCACCCATCGAATGGAGTAATCCGTTAGGAGGAGGTACGGGAGGTGTCGTAGCCGACCGGGACTGCCTGGGACGTACGCACGCAACGCCTTCCGTCTGGCGGTCATCCGCAAACCCACCAAGTGTCGCCCGCAAACACCACCCAAGAGTCATGCGCACATCCGCCAAGCGTCATCCGCGAACGTCACCCCAGAGTCATCCGCAAGCTCCACCCACAGTGCAGGTGACGCAGGAAATAGTTGCGGTCGGGGGGAACTGGGGGAGCAGGTCGTGATGGGTGAGGTCGATCAGATCATTCGGCGCGGTTCATTCCGCTGGCAGCCCACGAATTCGCGCAGAGCGGACGGTAACGGCTGAGGACGGCGCAGCACCGCCCGGTAGGCGGCGTCGACCAGCACGCGGCCCTCCCGCGAACGGTATGCGGAGCAGCCGTCGAAGTCGTCGACTGCATGCCCGTCGTGGCAATCACTGACGGAACCCCGGACGTCGGACGGCGGTAACAGGAGAGGCTCGTGCCGGCTCGAGCTCGTCGTCCCCAACCCGCGACGTAGGCGCGCGAGCAGCCCGCGCAGTGTCACGTTCCGCCGCACGGTCACCCGGGCTGCCGCATCAAGCAGGGTGATCCGAAATCGGAGAGCATCGGGATCCACGGCACCGAGCCGATCGGTGACCCCGGTGGCCGGCTCGCCGCGTAGATCGGTCGAAAAGAAGGTCACCAGATCAACTCCCCGGTCGCCGTCCGTGCCTCGCGAACCGCGGCGTCCCGGGCAGCCTCCACCGCCCGCCGATTCGCCTCGGCGAGCTCGTCGATGCGTGCGGAGAGCCGCAGCATCGCTTCCCGATGAGCGGCGAACATCTCTCCCCATGGCGTCGGTGCCGCAGCGGCAATCTCCGCAAGGGTTGCGGTGGGCGCAAGCCGGAGCTCCTCGACAACAGCCTCGGCACCAACCGCCCGGGCGAGTCCGGCGAGACGAAGCTCTTCAGCAGCAAGCTCAACCTCGTGGCCGGCGCGGGCCAACCATTCCAGTCGTCCGGCGTCGAGCACGAGCCGCTCCTCCTCAAGCTTGAAGAGCAGCACGTCGAGTGCCTGTCGTTCCCGCCAGAGGAGCTCAGACAGCTCGGCAAGTTGTGACATATCTCACCTCGTGACGCGGTCCGGTCATCATCTCATGTTCGCATTCGGCGTACTTGTTGGATGACTTCGACATCCAACCGATGAGGACTGAGCGTGCCCGCCGCCCAAACTGCGGCGATTGCGCTGACCGGCATCACGAGGCCGCGTCCGGACCAACGCGCATTCCGCCGGTTGCCGCGCCGCACCTAGTCACTCCGGGCAGTTTCTGGTCTATCAGCGGAGCGGTTACTCCGTTTGGAGTCAAGACGCACCGGGTGAATCGGCGATGACACTGACATGGCGACCACCAAGACTCCCCGTGAGCAACCAGGTGCTCATGTATCGCACAACGATACGATTGACCAGCTGGTGAAAGACCACCTGCCGCTTGTTGGGTATCTCGTTGCCGAGACGGCCAGTAAACTGCCGGGGCACGTCAACCGCGATGACCTGACATCGGCCGGAATGATGGCGCTCGCGCAGGCCGCCCGGACGTACGATCCGTCCCGAGGCGTACCATTCGCGAGATTCGCCACCGTCCGAATCCGTGGCGCCATTATTGACGAACTCCGCAGCCACGACTGGGCGAGCCGCTCGGTCCGCGTGAAGGCACGTCAGCGCGCTGCAGCCGAAGAAGAGCTGGCCGCGGTCCTCGGCCGATTGCCGACGCAGGCCGAGCTTGCCGAGCACCTTGGAGT
Encoded proteins:
- the mshD gene encoding mycothiol synthase; protein product: MTVLPASIRIEPHGRLAPALLPRVFALVDDATDTDGVQPLSEHVVLHLRYGGDERGCNLLLWVDDDEPRLAGYAHLDATDPVEAPSAELVIAPDFRGRGLGTMLVEAILARTGGRLRLWAHGELPAAQAMARRLGFARRRVLLQMRRDLFAPLPPVTLPDDVQIRTFRPGADDDAWIALNARAFADHPEQGSWTLEDLHRRMQESWFDPDGFFLAERDGELVGFHWTKVHGSPAGQASNGSSGHGHEPLGEVYILGVDPKAQGLGLGRALTIVGLRYLRSRRLPHVMLYVDATNAPAIRLYESLGFRHWGTDVLFERGGTANGEGTS
- a CDS encoding inorganic phosphate transporter: MTTAAIILIVVVALAFDFTNGFHDAANAIATSISTRALTPRVALGMSAILNLIGAAVSTRVAGTVGKGIVAAPQGSRGLALVFAAVIGAIAWNLLTWYFGLPSSSSHALIGGLVGAAVVTKAGFNAVHWSGVIDKVVIPMVISPLVGVAAAFVLMLVILWVFQRAKPGPMNKGFRYLQTLSAAAMSYSHGTQDAQKTMGVITLALVTGGYIHSFRVPAWVIFSAAAAMAAGTYAGGWRIIRTLGRRIIQLDPPRGFAAEATSSAVLLTAAHFGAPVSTTHVITSAVMGAGATRRISAVRWGVAANIVLAWIFTIPGAAVTAALVHLAVMPIAG
- a CDS encoding DUF47 domain-containing protein — encoded protein: MRFRLTPEGPAFFDMFATSAATLVRGIQAASRIFLPDADRSAVADEVRRIEHEADEITHGILRRLNSTFVTPFDRDDIYRLAGRLDDVMDFVEAGTDLIVLYRLSELPQEIAEQVHVLERAAAITADAMPRLRTRKGLDAYWIEVNRLENEADQLHRRLLAKLFDGHLDALTVLKLKEVSDQFESAADAFENVANTVETIVVKET
- the flgN gene encoding flagellar export chaperone FlgN; the protein is MSQLAELSELLWRERQALDVLLFKLEEERLVLDAGRLEWLARAGHEVELAAEELRLAGLARAVGAEAVVEELRLAPTATLAEIAAAAPTPWGEMFAAHREAMLRLSARIDELAEANRRAVEAARDAAVREARTATGELIW